In Arthrobacter sp. SLBN-112, a genomic segment contains:
- a CDS encoding DNA starvation/stationary phase protection protein, which yields MKASPTLTNNLQAVLADLIELHIQGKQAHWNIVGTNFRDLHLQLDEIVDAARQFADDTAERMRALHALPDGRSATVAESTSLAQFPEGLISTKDAIDRIVAALEAAVGTMRKVHDEVDEEDPTSADLLHEFIARLEQFAWMVQAENMKPTASVTAADSK from the coding sequence ATGAAAGCTTCACCGACCCTGACCAACAACCTGCAGGCTGTCCTGGCGGATCTGATCGAACTGCACATCCAGGGCAAGCAGGCGCACTGGAACATTGTGGGAACCAACTTCCGCGACCTCCACCTGCAGCTCGACGAAATCGTCGACGCGGCCCGCCAGTTCGCCGACGACACGGCCGAACGCATGCGCGCCCTGCACGCCCTGCCGGATGGCCGCAGCGCCACCGTTGCCGAATCCACCAGTCTGGCCCAGTTCCCCGAGGGGTTGATCAGCACCAAGGACGCCATTGACCGGATCGTGGCCGCCCTCGAAGCTGCCGTGGGCACCATGCGAAAAGTCCATGACGAGGTGGATGAGGAAGACCCCACCTCCGCGGATCTCCTGCACGAGTTCATCGCCCGGCTGGAGCAGTTCGCCTGGATGGTGCAGGCCGAAAACATGAAGCCCACGGCCAGCGTCACTGCCGCCGACTCCAAGTAA
- a CDS encoding APC family permease, whose amino-acid sequence MTETIRTSTAKPGPHAHAPSTDGVSAKGLKGGQLGLLAVVVLGISTIAPAYTLTSALGPTVKEAGLQLPVIFLIGFIPMILVSLAYRELNADSPDSGTTFTWVTKAFGPWVGWMGGWGLLAANIIVLSNLAGVAVDFFYLFLSQLTGSPELADLAGNKALNVLTCFVFVALAVWVSYRGLHTTKVVQYGLVGFQLLVLGLFVAMAFANWSTSETAIPFSWDWFDVTRIETFGQVAAGISLSIFVYWGWDVCLTVNEETANGKKTAGLAGTLTAVIVLAIYLLVSIATMMFAGVGDTGNGLNNADNQENIFTALASPIMGPFAVLMSLAVLSSSAASLQSTFMSPSRSLLAMAHYGALPEPFSRISRKFATPGFATVAAGVVSAGFYAVMHVVSDNVLNDTILALGLMICFYYGLTALACTWYFRHSLFNSVRHFVLRLVCPVVGGVGLFVVFVQTAVDSLAPEFGSGSEVFGVGLVFILGIGILALGAVVMLVVSRTHPGFFRGETLKKDTPALVVPE is encoded by the coding sequence ATGACAGAGACAATCCGCACCAGTACCGCCAAGCCCGGTCCCCACGCCCACGCACCGTCCACGGACGGCGTCAGCGCCAAGGGCCTCAAGGGCGGCCAGCTCGGGCTCCTCGCCGTCGTCGTCCTGGGCATTTCAACCATCGCCCCCGCCTACACCCTCACCAGCGCACTCGGACCCACCGTCAAGGAAGCCGGGCTCCAGCTGCCAGTCATCTTCCTGATCGGTTTCATCCCCATGATCCTGGTCTCGCTCGCCTACCGGGAGCTCAACGCCGACTCCCCGGACAGTGGCACAACCTTCACCTGGGTGACCAAAGCCTTTGGCCCCTGGGTCGGCTGGATGGGCGGGTGGGGCCTGCTGGCCGCCAACATCATCGTGCTGTCCAACCTGGCCGGCGTCGCCGTCGACTTCTTCTACCTCTTCCTGTCCCAGCTCACCGGCTCACCGGAACTGGCAGACCTGGCCGGCAACAAAGCGTTGAACGTCCTCACCTGCTTCGTGTTCGTGGCGCTGGCCGTCTGGGTCAGCTACCGCGGCCTGCACACCACTAAGGTGGTGCAGTACGGCCTGGTGGGCTTCCAGCTGCTGGTCCTCGGTCTGTTCGTCGCTATGGCCTTCGCCAACTGGTCCACGTCCGAAACGGCCATCCCGTTCAGCTGGGACTGGTTCGACGTCACCAGGATCGAGACCTTCGGCCAGGTTGCCGCCGGCATCTCGCTGTCGATCTTCGTGTACTGGGGCTGGGATGTCTGCCTGACGGTCAACGAGGAAACAGCCAACGGCAAGAAGACTGCCGGACTGGCCGGCACCCTCACCGCCGTGATCGTCCTGGCCATCTACCTCCTGGTCAGCATCGCCACCATGATGTTCGCCGGCGTCGGGGATACCGGCAACGGCCTGAACAACGCCGACAACCAAGAGAACATCTTCACGGCGCTGGCCTCCCCCATCATGGGGCCCTTCGCCGTCCTGATGTCCCTCGCCGTTCTCTCCAGTTCCGCTGCCTCCCTGCAGTCCACGTTCATGTCCCCGTCCCGGAGCCTGCTGGCCATGGCCCACTATGGCGCACTGCCGGAACCCTTCAGCCGCATCAGCCGGAAGTTCGCGACGCCGGGCTTCGCCACCGTCGCTGCCGGCGTCGTCTCCGCCGGCTTCTACGCGGTGATGCATGTGGTCAGCGACAACGTCCTGAATGACACCATCCTGGCCCTTGGCCTGATGATCTGCTTCTACTACGGCCTCACCGCTCTGGCCTGCACCTGGTACTTCCGGCACAGCCTGTTCAACAGCGTGCGCCACTTCGTGCTGCGGCTGGTGTGCCCGGTAGTGGGCGGCGTGGGATTGTTCGTGGTGTTCGTCCAGACCGCCGTGGACAGCCTGGCGCCGGAGTTCGGCAGCGGTTCGGAGGTCTTCGGCGTGGGCCTGGTGTTCATCCTGGGCATCGGCATACTGGCCCTGGGCGCCGTCGTCATGCTGGTGGTGTCCCGAACGCACCCCGGCTTCTTCCGCGGCGAAACGCTCAAGAAGGACACGCCCGCCCTGGTGGTCCCGGAATAG
- a CDS encoding DUF4193 domain-containing protein: MATDYDAPRKQEEESPADSLEALQASRSGNAQTAVIDVDENDTAEGIDLPGADLSNEELTVIVVPEQSDEFTCSSCFLVRHRSQVAREKDGRKYCRDCEG; encoded by the coding sequence ATGGCTACCGATTACGATGCTCCACGCAAGCAGGAAGAAGAGTCTCCCGCTGACTCCCTCGAGGCCCTCCAGGCGTCCCGGAGCGGCAACGCCCAGACCGCAGTCATCGATGTCGACGAGAACGACACCGCTGAAGGCATCGACCTCCCCGGCGCCGACCTGTCCAACGAGGAACTCACCGTCATTGTGGTTCCTGAGCAGTCCGACGAATTCACCTGTTCGTCCTGCTTCCTGGTCCGCCACCGGTCGCAGGTGGCCCGCGAAAAGGACGGCCGGAAGTACTGCCGCGACTGCGAGGGCTGA
- a CDS encoding LacI family DNA-binding transcriptional regulator, translating into MAQPSSRPRRLPRLEDVAGLAGVSHQTVSRVVNNHPNVSTGTRHKVEAAIAELGYRRNTAARSLVTRRSQTIGVLGSELSQYGPANTMLGVERAARDAGYFVSVAALREVTRDTILDAVRHFLDQSVDGIVVIVPHLATLAALAELPIGVPVVAVGSDGNDAVGGVRVDQRKGAELAVRHLLAQGHTRIGHVAGPQDWIDAVARSDGWRSTLAAAGLEADLLIEGDWSAGSGYDIGRRLAADRHATALFVGNDQMALGILRALNEAGLEVPKDVSLVGFDDQPESAYFSPPLTVVRQDFEELGRRCMDMMLAVLGGEEGPRTLVVEPELVLRSSTAPPT; encoded by the coding sequence GTGGCGCAGCCCAGCTCCCGGCCCCGGCGATTGCCAAGGCTTGAGGACGTGGCGGGGCTGGCCGGGGTCTCGCACCAAACCGTCTCCCGGGTGGTCAACAACCACCCCAACGTCAGCACGGGGACACGGCACAAGGTGGAAGCGGCGATTGCCGAACTTGGCTACCGCCGCAACACTGCCGCCCGCAGCCTGGTCACCCGGCGCTCCCAAACCATCGGTGTCCTGGGCAGCGAGCTGTCGCAGTACGGCCCCGCCAACACCATGCTGGGAGTCGAACGGGCCGCGCGGGACGCAGGGTACTTTGTCAGCGTTGCTGCGCTGCGGGAAGTCACCAGGGACACGATCCTGGACGCCGTCAGGCACTTCCTGGACCAATCGGTGGACGGAATAGTGGTGATTGTTCCGCACTTGGCCACGTTGGCGGCGCTGGCGGAATTGCCTATTGGCGTTCCAGTGGTCGCCGTTGGCTCCGACGGGAATGACGCTGTTGGCGGTGTCCGGGTTGACCAGCGCAAGGGGGCCGAACTGGCCGTCCGGCACCTCTTAGCGCAGGGCCACACCCGGATCGGGCACGTCGCGGGGCCGCAGGACTGGATTGACGCCGTGGCGCGGTCCGACGGCTGGCGCTCCACCCTGGCGGCCGCCGGGCTTGAGGCGGATCTTCTGATCGAGGGAGACTGGAGCGCCGGCAGCGGCTACGACATTGGCCGGCGGCTGGCGGCTGACCGGCACGCCACCGCCCTCTTCGTGGGCAACGACCAGATGGCACTGGGGATCCTGCGTGCCTTGAACGAAGCAGGCCTGGAGGTGCCGAAGGACGTTTCCCTGGTGGGCTTCGATGACCAGCCCGAGTCCGCGTACTTCAGCCCGCCGCTGACGGTGGTCCGGCAGGATTTCGAAGAACTGGGCAGGCGCTGCATGGACATGATGCTGGCGGTACTCGGCGGTGAAGAAGGACCCCGGACGCTGGTGGTGGAACCTGAGCTCGTCCTGCGCAGCAGCACGGCCCCGCCCACGTGA